The window GTTTCGACATCAATCTAGTGCTGATGTCCGCCTACGATATGCTGAATGTGGAGGAGTTTGCGCCCCTATCCCGCTGTCGGCTGGTGGCCTACAACTCGACCATGGAGACGATCATCCAGTCCCTGGAGAACTGCTCCGATCCGGCGCTTACCGAGCTGCGTGCCTCGCAAAACTACAGTTTGGACTTCCTGCTGGAGTACAGGGCGGAGGACCAACAGTTCGAGACCTATGCCCCGGATGGAATCACGTGGTATGTGTTTATGGTAGATCTATCGACCATGGCGATGGACGGTCCCTTCCTGGTTTACTCAGCAGCGAGGGAACGCGAACCCAGCGACGTCCTGCGCCGCTCCATCGCCGTCCGTTTACACATTAGCGAGCAACAGTTCCTGCTTGCCACGGTGCGCGGCACGGTGCCGAAGGCTTTCGTCGCCTACGATCCCCATCCGACGCCCGAGGCGCAGCTGCAACTCCAGAATTTGGCCAACACCCAGTTCAAATCAATTACGTACTTTTACTTGAATGTCCCGAACACAGACGCCGCCAGTCTAGAAATGCTTGGCGTTCCCAGCATGGAGACCATCGAGGTACGTAAACCATATCTCTCTCTATACATCCAACATGTTTAGTGATATCTTTTCTTGGTTTAGACTGCAAGTGGAGGGGATGTGGTAGACGCCGCCATGATGAACGGACACGAGGGAGCCGGGGGCTACAGCAGCCACAACGACAGCGATTGGCGGCACTGCAAGCGGGATGTTCTCGAGCTACTGTCACAAACGCAGCCCAGTCCCAGTCATGGGCATGAGTCCAACTCCGAGGACAGCAGTCTCAGCGATGGTGATCGGACCCTGGTGGAAACAGAGAATCTGGCACACCGGGGAGGCGGCGATAGCCAGGTCAGCTCCACCAGCCACTCGCCGCAGTTGTCCAGCCCGGAGGATGAGGCGGCATCTCACGATGCTATGATGCGGGTACATGCCTACTGCAATGGCCACGGTAGCTATGCGGCTGCCGATGTCGTGGATCCATTGTTGTTGCCCCCCAGCACATCGTACTTCTTCCACGCCAGTAAAATAAAGTGCGTGGACGTCGTGGGAAGTAGTTCTACTTCGGGCCATCAGTCCGATGAGGAAGCCCAGCTGAGGAAACCCACGCAGGCCTACAAGCTCCTGGTCGGCACTCACATGCGAATGGTGGCCTTCAAGCGACACATCGAACAGCTTATCCAGGTGCCCAGCGCATACTTCAAGCTGCAGCGGAAGCACGAGAGCAACATCCCCAGCAATCAGAACAACTCCCTGGTCTTCCTCACCGAGGGCGAAACTTTAACGGTGGAGCTCGGCAAGAACCTCCAGGCAGATGAGTACAAGGCCAAAATCCACTTCCTGCGATTGGGCGATCTGGACAACGAGACGTCGCGCCTCCCATGTGTCTGCGAATGGGTCTACAATGCCAACACCACCGCCGAGCAGGCCAAGCAGGAGCTGGTGGCCAAGCTGCATCGCATGGACGCCAAGTACGCCACGCTCACAGTGGACAACTGCCGGATCTGGCTCAAGGGCGGGCGCAGTCCAATCAAAATCCTTGCCAACGACGAGACGCTCTACTGCGATATGCGCTCCAGCGTGGCAGCGGAGGTGGGTTTTAGGAGTTTACGCATTAGGAGAGCAGtttctaataaatattttccttaCTCGGAAACAGTTCATTGTGCAAGAGTGCGAGAGCGGAGTTAACCCCCAGCCCAAGGACGACACAATGACCATATTCGTGAGGCGATGGTGTCCGGCCAAGTTGGAGTTTGGAAAGTTCCAGGAAATAACACTAGACCGTAAGAATCTCTTTCACAAATGTACTAAGTTAGGTGTCTCACTTCCAATCCTTCTGTTCCTCCGCAGAGGACACCGACATCAGATACTCATTATCACAGATTAGCGACATCACCATGGACAAAATGAGCTATATGAAGGTAATTCATGCCACCTCCTTTCCATAAACTATGTATTAATCTCTTTTATGTATGGGCACCCAGGTGAACAGCAACTTCCCCTGCACAAGCATATCGGCGGTGAGCGTGAACGAGTCCTCCAGCTGGTACTCGGTGCCATGCAGCGTGGACAAGTACCCACTGAACACGACGCAGACGGGCAACATCTACTTGTACAAGTAAGTGGATGGGATTGATTGAGCCTCCGATGGTGGTAACTAATCCGAACTTTAACTCTCAACTCGCAGAGATAAGAGCATACCCATCAAGGATCTGACACTGGACGAGCGACGGCAGTTGAGTGCCAGGGAAAAGGCCAGATTGGATCGAGTTGGCTGCGTTTCGACCACCCGGTACTCCCAGCGTCGGGAGCGCGCCTTAAAAATCTACCTGGACTCGCCGGAAAAGTCGAGCACCGTGACCGCCTCGGCGCCCATGGACGTCCATGTCGACAATTAGGATGATGAACTAAATGGGCCGCCAGCCAGCAGCTACTAAAAatacaccaaaaaaaaaaaaacaagaaaagaaaaacgATAAAAACTTGTATTCAATTAAATCCCAGATCCTTTCCCGCATCCCTGTCGGCTGCAACTCTGCTGGTCCTTGTTTTCTATCACTTTTCCCCTGTAGAGCAATttcaactttattttttttgttttctgttttttacgcaagaagaaaaaataagtATGAGTTGTGAGGGAAAGTATGGGATCGGTATATTATTTAATCTGGATTGAATTGGCTCTTCATGAGGTTCCGGTTCCGGTTCCAGGAGGCAGCTGGCAATAAGCACTAACCATATAACGAAGTTATTCTTGCTTTCGTAACACAAGAGTTCAAAGATGAGactgtaaaatttaaattaaaaacaaaaaactaaacaaaaacaaatgcaaGAAACctaaattacaaaaatgtaTAATGTGAATGTGAACAtcaaaactaaattaaaagtataaaataaacaaatcttAAAGTGCATTTATTACAAAATCAAAAGCGTCTGAAATTGGAACGTTCtcgtaaaatttaaaaataaaaaagtcaaatgGCAATTGtcggttttctgttttttgtttttatagaaaaatgttacttttatttaatacCTACTACGCAGCGTTAATaacgtttttgttttgtttcatattttgaattatatttaaagatCATTTTAGCGTTAAAATTGTTACAATTTGACGACAGTTCttcttgcttttttttttgctaatttcGTTGCGATGTTAAGAACAAACCGATAGAACGAAACCAGCCTAATGGTACGGGGAATaaagattttaatttaattaattttcttgTTGCATATTGCTGATGAATTGAGGATTTGTTCTGGCTCTTGTTGTTTGGGGGGGAAATGGAACTGCGTTTCGCTGCttattttgaacaaaaatcCTCAAAATAGTCTCCATGTTCATGTTGTCAATAGATCGGGGGTATTTCTTTTTTGATAGTTTGTCGGAATCTACTACTTTGCAGCGAAAATCGATAGTAAAAACCAGCAGCGCAGTGGAGCGGCAGCAGTAGGCAGCGCAATTGTTCACTTTGTATCAGATTGCTGGTGGGCTGGCTGGCAAAGCAGAGATTATGCCTTGGTCACAACGGCCGGCGCCGATTCCACCTTTGTCGCCGCACCAccgccagcagcagctgccTTCTTTCCCTTTCCTTTGCCCTTCACGGGTCCCAGGGGCTGCGTGACAAgagtctaaaaaaaaaaggatagtTATTACGGAAGGAATAGGGTATATATAGGAGGAATATACCTTCAGTTCCTCCTGGGCAATGCTGTGCTCGCTGACAAAGTTATCGACCTCGAAGGGGATGCCGGTGACCAGGTTGACGCCATTGGGCATAAGCAAGACCGTGTGCTTGAACTGCGCCACAACCTCAGCTAGAATAGAAATACAAATAAGTTACACTTCCATTCGATTCATGGCGGAAGGAAGATTCATTTAAAGTATACTGTAGCAGTGGCATGTTCAGACAGAGGCCACAGAACGGCAACTGCTGAAGACGCCAATGCCTGGGCTTTGGTCTGGCAGAATGTCTGGCCGCACTTAGCACCCAAGGGTGTACCAAATCCGGAATTAAGTCCTGCCATTCAGATATCTTCAGATATCAGATCTATCAGAGAGTCAATCTCCACCTACTTGGCTTCTCGTAGAGCACTTGGAAGGGTTCAATCATCTTGTGGGAGACGCACTCAACAACGCCCATACGGGCCTTGGTCTCCTCCTCGAAGCTGCGGATGTTGAAGGGCATGTTTCCGTATTTGGTCTTCACCTCTGCCAGCAGGGCGCGGGAAGCCTTCAACTTGAGCATGTAGTTCTCGTCAGACTTCTTGTAGATAGAGACCTTTGTGTCCTTTTCGCGACCCTGTAAGGATATGAAAGCGTTTAGGAAAAGGATCATAGGGCATCCAATGTAAGCCAATACTGACTACTCCTTCTCCGGTGCTGACAATGACATCGATGGCGTACACTTCATGCTTGTCGAAGGTGCACTTCTCGTGTTCCTTGCGCTGCGCCTCGCTGGGATTCTGTATAATCGTCTTCTCGCCATCGATCTTGAACTGCTTCAGCTCGTGGCTGAGCATGCCCTCGATGGGCTTGCACTTGTACGACTCGCTGATTTGTTGCACAGCATCGGTGATGGAGTAATTCTATACAAAATAGACAAAAAGATCTCCAAATTAGTCACCAATTACctcaaaaattaaacaattattAAGTAATTATTTAAGGACTGTGGACAACTTTAAAGACCGAACATTTCTGGGATCTAAACATGCTCAGTTCACGAAATTGACGCATCTATTCTCCGCAGACTTTGAGATGAACTAAGCCAGGAGTTCGGCATTAGACAATCCGTTGCCTGCGAACTTTTCATACAGTTTTCATTATCAATGGGTTGTGGACAACAGTAAAGACCGAACATTTCTAAAGTGAACTTGTTCAGTTCACGAAACCGTCACTTTTCTCTCTGCAGGCGTTGAGATGAACTGTGCCACCAATCGAGCCACAATCAATCCGTTGCCTGCAGTAGATGTAACCATGAGGATAACTGACACAAAAGTCCAGCCCCAATAAGTAGACCAAACCAAGTACCAGCCACCGCAGATGATCTCTGCAAGCGTTGAGATGTCCAGTCGCTGGAGAATCGTGACAGACAATCCGTTTCTTGCATGACCAATGACTACAAGTCCCAATAAGACACTTACATTGGCTCCAGCTTTGAGGAGGCGCAGGGCGGCCTGGACAGCCCAGTAGGCGGCGAGAATGACATCGGCTTGTCGGCCGCTGATCTTCTGGTCCGCACTGGCGCCTACAACGACTGTGTGGGCGGCCACTGCAATGAAGCCATCGATATGAGCGCCCAAGTCACTAAGAAAGAGACATTTATGAAAACAAATAGAAAGATAATAATTGAAAATTCCTTACATTTTGACGACGTCGCCAGCCTTTAATGTGTAGTCGGTGTCATTCTTGGCTGGGGAGAAGTGGCATACACAGTTGTTGACCGACAGACAAGTGGGGAAGGCGATGCCCTTTTTCAGGTCTTTCTCCTTTTTGTATACCTTGAAATAGAGAATAGTGTTCAGTGATGGTGTTCCAATCATGGGGAACTCTTTCATGTGCTTAGAGTGTCCTCAGATCTCATAATCTGTGAATCCTTGGGCCCGATGGCAAGCGCACAAGCCAGACACGTGGGTGAAGGTACACCAACGTGGGAATTGAATCCCAGCCAAGCACATGGTCGCCTGGAATCCC of the Drosophila ananassae strain 14024-0371.13 chromosome 2R, ASM1763931v2, whole genome shotgun sequence genome contains:
- the LOC6493319 gene encoding proliferation-associated protein 2G4, whose amino-acid sequence is MTDVEKEPEKTIAEDLVVTKYKLAGEIVNKTLKTVIGLCVADASVRDICTQGDNLLTEETGKVYKKEKDLKKGIAFPTCLSVNNCVCHFSPAKNDTDYTLKAGDVVKIDLGAHIDGFIAVAAHTVVVGASADQKISGRQADVILAAYWAVQAALRLLKAGANNYSITDAVQQISESYKCKPIEGMLSHELKQFKIDGEKTIIQNPSEAQRKEHEKCTFDKHEVYAIDVIVSTGEGVGREKDTKVSIYKKSDENYMLKLKASRALLAEVKTKYGNMPFNIRSFEEETKARMGVVECVSHKMIEPFQVLYEKPTEVVAQFKHTVLLMPNGVNLVTGIPFEVDNFVSEHSIAQEELKTLVTQPLGPVKGKGKGKKAAAAGGGAATKVESAPAVVTKA